One window of Chamaesiphon minutus PCC 6605 genomic DNA carries:
- a CDS encoding prolyl oligopeptidase family serine peptidase — MALFFYGTQRNIELHISKLSALIQNMPEWIKICDATDEIRHFVTHENDLYLLTSKNAPRFKIIKTSLVKPDLSTAETVLAESDSIIKDMFAANDALYIRVSDNGISKVTRITYDGTIAKLKLPFDGIAEFIKKDFHIDGLTIIIGSWTQVDRYYQYHPTTDLFTDIVFQSKGKYDAPHDLVATEVTVKSHDGTMVPLSIIHKQGIELDGSNPCLLMGYGAYGYSFDPFYLQTQYVWYERGGIFAIAHVRGGGENGEEWYRAGFQQTKPNTWKDFIACAEYLVEQKYTSPAKLAGEGTSAGGILIGRAITERPDLFAVAIPRVGCLNSVRLETTPNGVNNTPEFGSCETEAGFQALYEMDAFLHVRDGINYPAMLITHGITDPRVEPWQSAKFAARVQTASASGKPVLLRIDYEAGHGIGSTKTQIVQERADIFAFMMWQFLSMKPNIDLNVGFHLC; from the coding sequence ATCGCACTTTTTTTCTATGGTACGCAACGCAATATCGAACTACATATTTCCAAGCTTTCGGCACTTATCCAAAACATGCCAGAGTGGATAAAAATCTGTGATGCTACCGATGAAATTAGGCACTTTGTTACTCATGAGAACGATCTGTACCTGCTAACTTCCAAGAATGCACCTCGCTTCAAGATTATTAAAACATCATTAGTTAAACCCGACTTATCCACTGCCGAAACTGTGCTGGCTGAGAGTGATTCGATTATCAAAGATATGTTTGCGGCTAATGATGCGTTATATATAAGAGTCTCAGACAATGGCATTAGCAAGGTAACTCGGATTACCTATGATGGTACAATAGCGAAATTAAAATTACCATTTGATGGTATAGCTGAATTTATCAAAAAAGATTTTCATATAGATGGATTAACGATTATCATCGGATCTTGGACACAAGTCGATCGCTATTATCAATACCATCCCACAACAGATTTGTTCACAGATATAGTATTTCAATCTAAAGGAAAATATGATGCTCCCCACGATTTAGTTGCGACAGAAGTAACAGTAAAATCTCATGATGGCACGATGGTACCACTGTCAATTATTCACAAACAGGGGATCGAGCTAGATGGTTCAAATCCATGTTTGTTGATGGGATATGGTGCTTATGGTTATTCCTTCGACCCGTTCTATCTACAGACTCAATATGTTTGGTACGAGCGCGGAGGTATATTTGCGATCGCTCATGTGCGCGGTGGCGGTGAGAATGGAGAAGAATGGTATCGCGCTGGATTTCAACAAACCAAGCCAAATACTTGGAAAGATTTTATCGCTTGTGCTGAATATCTCGTCGAGCAAAAATATACTTCACCAGCCAAACTAGCGGGTGAAGGCACAAGTGCTGGCGGCATCTTAATCGGTAGAGCGATTACCGAGCGTCCCGATCTATTTGCGGTGGCAATTCCACGGGTAGGTTGCCTGAATTCAGTCCGGCTTGAAACAACACCAAATGGGGTGAATAATACCCCTGAGTTTGGTAGTTGTGAGACTGAAGCAGGTTTTCAGGCTCTCTACGAAATGGATGCGTTTTTACACGTTCGTGATGGTATCAATTATCCAGCAATGTTAATTACTCATGGTATTACAGATCCGCGTGTAGAGCCGTGGCAATCAGCGAAGTTTGCCGCCAGAGTTCAAACTGCATCGGCAAGTGGTAAACCTGTGTTGCTGCGGATAGATTATGAAGCAGGGCATGGCATTGGTTCGACGAAAACCCAGATCGTTCAGGAACGCGCCGATATATTCGCTTTTATGATGTGGCAATTTTTAAGCATGAAACCCAACATCGATCTCAATGTTGGGTTTCATTTATGCTAG
- a CDS encoding shikimate kinase, producing the protein MDLVEPIALAAPASILIGPTGAGKSTIGLLLSKRLNLPSVSMDGIAEPYYNECNFGIAVFQQLRAEQGFLATHRQWEPVRVYAVERVMSECGRVVLDLGAGHTHYENPVMFDRVKQAISSCPNVILLLPCADLDRSVRILKERCMSERGSDWIKDGYDFIAHWVKDSCNHDLATMTIFTEGKTPMETCEEIIDRMVTSSIEQNR; encoded by the coding sequence ATGGACTTAGTGGAACCGATCGCATTAGCGGCTCCCGCATCTATCCTTATTGGGCCAACTGGAGCTGGTAAAAGTACTATAGGATTATTGCTATCCAAGCGATTAAACCTGCCCAGTGTATCGATGGATGGTATCGCCGAACCTTATTACAATGAGTGCAATTTTGGCATTGCTGTATTTCAGCAACTGCGAGCCGAACAGGGCTTTCTGGCAACTCATCGGCAGTGGGAGCCAGTCCGAGTTTACGCAGTCGAGCGCGTCATGTCAGAATGTGGGCGCGTCGTTTTAGATCTGGGAGCCGGACATACACACTATGAAAATCCTGTCATGTTCGATCGAGTCAAACAGGCGATCTCCTCGTGCCCCAATGTCATCTTATTACTGCCTTGTGCCGATTTGGATCGATCGGTTCGCATCCTAAAGGAGCGATGTATGTCGGAGCGTGGAAGTGACTGGATTAAAGATGGCTATGATTTCATCGCACACTGGGTCAAAGATAGTTGCAATCATGACTTAGCAACAATGACCATTTTCACTGAAGGTAAAACACCAATGGAGACCTGTGAGGAGATTATCGATCGAATGGTTACATCTTCGATTGAACAGAATCGTTAG
- a CDS encoding BamA/TamA family outer membrane protein, which yields MRWKLFLLATISTLSHISNPPIAHAESRQNGKLIAERNLANLTLNRNRIDTTKDIPSATELIAKSKRKSRKPATRQQPASTIPPAKPSSAQTPASTNPEPQVIVADIVITADRGVLEPALAAKIRQVLTIEIGKPTTRSQLEQNLNAVKALGDFATVQIVPEDTAKGVKINFLVKTYGTLSQVQLKTLPATIISILNPAAIEEIFKPQYGKRLNAIEFKTTIDKLNQLYQTQGYNLAQVVDIEELNPDGKLTVVVAEGSIEDVRVRFLNKKGEAVDENKQPYPGQTRPFIIVREAQSKSGTIFNRNTVEKDLRRIYGLGLFDDVRVSFAPGSDPAKVVLQYDVIERGKNFSIVPNAGYSSINGFFASLNYNQLDVGGNAQTLSANAQTGTTGLLGELNFTDPWIATDPHRTSYTVNAFARQSTSFVFSGGKTPLSVPGTTSDTPTILRTGGGITFNRPLDGDPYNNGGWRGSLGVQYQRVSTRDINGGSIVPKDSGGNDLSFSKTGQDDLLMLQLGVTKDARDSFSDPTQGSLLKLGVDQSVPVGLGNITMTKARASFTQYVPMKLINLSPGSQSLLFNVQGGTILGDLPPYEAFSLGGTSGVRGYEDGDVGSGRSYLQATAEYRFPIVSFFGLGIFADYGTDLGTGSSVPGNPAGARSKPGNGFGYGAGVRFQSPIGPLRLDYAINDLKETRIQFGLGERF from the coding sequence ATGCGCTGGAAATTATTTTTATTAGCTACGATCTCTACCCTCAGTCACATCTCAAATCCCCCGATCGCACATGCCGAATCGAGGCAGAATGGGAAATTAATTGCCGAGCGCAACTTAGCTAACTTAACCCTAAATCGCAATCGGATCGACACAACCAAAGACATCCCCAGCGCAACCGAACTTATCGCCAAATCAAAACGCAAATCGCGCAAACCAGCCACCCGCCAACAACCAGCAAGTACCATTCCTCCGGCTAAACCGTCGAGCGCGCAGACGCCAGCATCGACGAATCCCGAACCACAAGTCATCGTTGCCGATATCGTTATTACCGCAGATCGAGGTGTGCTAGAACCAGCCTTAGCCGCCAAAATTCGCCAAGTGCTGACGATCGAAATCGGCAAACCCACCACACGCAGCCAATTAGAGCAGAACCTAAATGCCGTCAAGGCTCTAGGCGACTTTGCCACCGTCCAGATCGTGCCCGAAGATACCGCCAAAGGCGTGAAAATTAACTTTTTGGTCAAAACCTACGGCACTCTTTCTCAAGTACAGCTTAAAACCCTGCCAGCCACTATTATCAGCATTCTCAATCCAGCCGCGATTGAGGAAATATTCAAGCCACAATATGGCAAAAGATTAAACGCGATCGAATTCAAAACCACGATCGACAAATTAAACCAACTCTATCAAACCCAAGGCTACAATCTCGCCCAAGTCGTCGATATCGAAGAACTCAATCCCGATGGCAAGCTAACTGTCGTCGTCGCCGAAGGATCGATCGAAGATGTGCGCGTGCGATTCCTCAATAAAAAAGGCGAGGCTGTAGATGAGAATAAACAACCTTATCCGGGACAAACTCGACCCTTTATTATCGTCCGCGAAGCCCAGTCTAAATCGGGGACGATCTTCAATCGCAACACCGTCGAAAAAGATCTGCGCCGGATCTATGGCTTGGGTTTATTCGACGACGTGCGCGTCTCCTTCGCACCAGGGAGCGATCCGGCTAAAGTCGTCCTCCAGTATGATGTCATCGAACGCGGCAAAAATTTCTCGATCGTGCCAAATGCTGGCTATAGCTCCATTAACGGCTTTTTTGCCAGCCTGAATTACAACCAGCTCGATGTCGGCGGCAATGCTCAAACCTTGAGTGCGAACGCTCAAACAGGTACCACAGGTTTGTTAGGCGAACTGAACTTCACCGATCCCTGGATTGCCACCGATCCGCATCGCACATCATATACCGTCAATGCCTTCGCGCGTCAATCGACATCCTTCGTCTTTAGCGGCGGTAAAACACCCCTATCCGTACCAGGAACCACCAGCGATACCCCCACAATTCTCCGCACTGGTGGCGGCATTACTTTCAATCGTCCCCTCGATGGCGATCCTTACAATAACGGTGGCTGGCGGGGTTCCCTGGGGGTACAGTATCAGCGCGTCTCCACCCGCGATATCAATGGTGGATCGATCGTGCCCAAAGACTCTGGCGGTAACGATCTGAGCTTTAGCAAAACCGGACAAGACGATCTGTTGATGTTGCAATTGGGAGTAACCAAAGATGCCCGCGACAGTTTTAGCGATCCGACGCAAGGCTCCCTGCTCAAATTGGGGGTAGACCAATCCGTACCAGTCGGACTAGGCAACATCACCATGACCAAAGCCAGAGCGAGTTTTACCCAATACGTCCCCATGAAATTGATAAACCTGTCACCAGGCAGTCAATCGCTGCTATTCAACGTTCAAGGTGGGACGATTTTGGGCGATTTGCCACCCTACGAAGCATTTAGTCTCGGCGGTACATCGGGCGTGCGTGGGTACGAAGATGGCGATGTCGGTTCGGGACGCAGCTATCTTCAAGCTACCGCCGAATATCGATTCCCGATCGTCTCCTTCTTCGGTTTGGGGATCTTCGCCGACTACGGTACCGATCTGGGGACGGGTAGCAGCGTTCCTGGCAATCCCGCAGGCGCGCGGAGCAAACCAGGGAATGGGTTTGGCTATGGTGCTGGCGTGCGCTTTCAATCGCCGATCGGCCCCTTACGTCTCGATTATGCCATCAACGATCTCAAAGAAACGCGGATTCAATTCGGATTGGGAGAGAGATTTTAA
- a CDS encoding sensor histidine kinase, translating into MTSLPPVSLKMRRSLLVIELFALAFSIWTNFANPHLQKSPQMLEHTILFVLIFTPSIVFLPVDRPLWQRRFYIILSMLSVIITDYYEFTSFCLFGTFLLKGCFLLPRKEVATIAMFCWIVSSSSYAIRVPEIIHRVQHTDIKLYLNSPRLVTGYTASYFGNSIFVLLLGTIWTEEQKSRQKADRLSQQVETLATDLERNRIARDIHDTLGHSLTSLDVQIELAQRIQATEPERAQQSIDLAKKLSSQALDNVRQALGTMKRSNFDLTEAIFALAEQNLPFEVHVDVRFPPLSLQSSYQLYCIVQESLTNIQKHAHANRVTIESTIVNRGTILDICDNGKGFDLDRPHAGFGLRNMKERVQCLGGEFNLDSEVGRGTRIKIFVPASS; encoded by the coding sequence GTGACAAGTTTACCGCCAGTTTCTCTTAAAATGCGTCGCTCGCTCCTTGTCATCGAGCTATTTGCATTAGCATTCAGTATTTGGACAAATTTTGCAAATCCACATTTGCAAAAATCTCCACAAATGCTCGAACATACAATTTTATTTGTGTTGATATTTACGCCATCGATCGTATTTCTACCTGTCGATCGCCCGCTCTGGCAAAGAAGATTTTATATCATTCTATCAATGCTAAGCGTCATCATTACTGATTATTATGAGTTTACTAGTTTTTGTCTGTTTGGTACTTTTTTATTGAAGGGATGTTTTTTATTACCTCGAAAAGAAGTAGCTACAATCGCGATGTTTTGTTGGATTGTCAGTAGTAGTAGCTATGCTATCCGCGTCCCAGAAATTATCCATCGAGTGCAGCACACCGATATCAAACTATATTTAAATTCACCCAGACTAGTTACTGGTTACACCGCCAGTTATTTTGGTAATTCTATTTTTGTTTTGTTACTAGGTACTATTTGGACGGAAGAACAAAAGTCGCGCCAAAAAGCAGATCGACTGTCGCAACAAGTAGAAACTCTCGCGACAGATTTAGAACGCAATAGAATCGCTCGCGATATTCACGATACATTGGGACATTCACTCACATCGTTAGACGTGCAAATCGAACTCGCGCAAAGAATCCAAGCCACCGAGCCAGAAAGAGCGCAACAATCGATCGATCTAGCCAAAAAACTTAGCTCCCAAGCCCTCGATAACGTCCGCCAAGCCTTGGGAACGATGAAGCGTTCTAATTTTGACCTCACCGAAGCTATCTTCGCGCTAGCGGAGCAAAACCTGCCATTTGAGGTACATGTCGATGTGCGCTTCCCGCCGTTATCGCTCCAGTCGAGCTATCAGCTCTACTGCATCGTCCAAGAATCGCTGACAAATATTCAGAAACACGCTCACGCAAATCGAGTTACAATCGAGAGTACGATCGTCAATCGCGGTACGATTTTGGATATCTGTGACAATGGCAAAGGATTCGACTTAGATCGCCCTCACGCTGGGTTTGGCTTAAGAAATATGAAAGAACGCGTGCAATGTCTGGGTGGAGAATTTAATCTCGATAGTGAAGTCGGACGAGGTACCCGAATTAAAATATTCGTACCTGCATCTAGCTAA
- the secA gene encoding preprotein translocase subunit SecA → MLKRLLGDPNARKLKKYQPLVAEISLLEEEMQQLSDEQLKGKTTEFKRRLEQANNDEEEKEILEEILPEAFAVVREAGKRVLGLRHFDVQMLGGMVLHEGQIAEMKTGEGKTLVATLPAYLNALTGKGVHVITVNDYLARRDAEWMGQVHRFLGLSVGLIQSGMNPPERKKNYSCDVTYATNSELGFDYLRDNMAEAMAEVVQRPFNFCVIDEVDSILIDEARTPLIISGQVERPTEKYLQAADIARGLNKEKHYEVDEKARNVLLSDEGFAEAERLLGVTDLYDEADPWAHYVFNAIKAKELFIRDTHYIIINDEVTIVDEFTGRVLSGRRWSDGLHQAVEAKEKVKIQNETQTLATITYQNFFLLYPKLGGMTGTAKTEEVELEKTYKIQVTVMPTNRKSQRYDYPDVVYKTEEAKWRAVAQECAEMHATGRPVLVGTTSIEKSEILSQLLHQLEIPHQLLNAKPENVERESEIVAQAGRKGAVTIATNMAGRGTDIILGGNSDYMARLKLREYLMPRIVAPEDDGNFSPATVAAAQQSKASGQGFGGGKKAKTWKASPDIFPTEISKETEALLKDAVNFAVGHYGERSLSELDAEETIAVACEKAPTEIEAVQKLRNAYKAIRKEYDAFTSVEHEEVLDNGGLHVIGTERHESRRVDNQLRGRAGRQGDKGSTKFFLSLKDPLMQIFGGDRVSGLMDAFRVEEDMPIESKMLTNSLEGAQKKVETYYYDIRKQVFEYDEVMNNQRRAIYAERRRVLEGQDLKEQVVKYAERTMDDIVNAYIDPDLPPEEWNLEGLVSKAREFVNLFDDLTPTQIDDMSYDEIKIFMREEVRRAYDIKESQIDRVQAGLTRQAERFFILQQIDTLWREHLQSMDALRESVGLRGYGQKDPLIEYKQEGYEMFLEMMTDIRRNVVYSMFQFTPERQAQAA, encoded by the coding sequence ATGCTAAAAAGATTACTGGGTGACCCTAACGCACGCAAACTCAAAAAATATCAACCGCTCGTGGCTGAAATCAGTCTTCTAGAAGAGGAGATGCAGCAACTCAGTGACGAACAACTCAAAGGGAAAACAACAGAATTTAAACGCAGATTGGAGCAGGCAAATAATGACGAGGAAGAAAAGGAAATCCTCGAAGAAATTCTGCCTGAAGCTTTTGCGGTAGTCCGCGAAGCTGGTAAGCGCGTGCTTGGGTTGCGCCACTTTGACGTGCAAATGCTGGGGGGAATGGTACTTCATGAAGGCCAAATTGCCGAGATGAAGACTGGCGAAGGTAAAACTTTGGTAGCAACTCTTCCAGCTTATTTAAATGCCCTTACAGGCAAGGGCGTTCACGTCATTACCGTCAACGATTACCTAGCGCGACGGGATGCGGAGTGGATGGGGCAAGTTCACCGTTTCTTGGGGTTGTCGGTCGGACTGATCCAATCGGGGATGAATCCTCCAGAGCGGAAGAAAAACTATAGCTGCGATGTCACCTATGCCACCAACAGCGAATTGGGTTTTGACTATCTGCGGGATAATATGGCCGAAGCGATGGCGGAAGTTGTCCAACGTCCGTTTAACTTCTGCGTCATCGACGAAGTAGATTCAATTCTCATTGATGAAGCACGGACGCCGTTGATTATTTCCGGTCAAGTCGAACGTCCGACCGAAAAATATCTCCAAGCTGCCGATATTGCACGCGGTTTAAATAAAGAAAAGCACTATGAAGTAGACGAGAAAGCGCGAAACGTCCTACTTTCTGATGAAGGCTTCGCCGAAGCCGAGCGACTCTTGGGCGTAACGGATCTTTATGACGAAGCCGATCCGTGGGCGCATTATGTCTTTAATGCGATCAAAGCTAAAGAACTGTTTATCCGCGATACCCATTACATCATCATCAACGATGAAGTGACGATCGTCGATGAATTTACCGGACGGGTATTATCGGGACGCCGTTGGAGCGACGGTTTGCACCAAGCTGTCGAAGCTAAGGAAAAAGTCAAAATTCAGAACGAAACCCAAACCCTGGCGACGATTACTTATCAGAACTTCTTCCTGCTCTATCCTAAATTGGGCGGGATGACTGGAACGGCAAAAACCGAAGAAGTGGAACTGGAAAAAACCTACAAAATCCAGGTGACGGTAATGCCAACCAATCGGAAGAGTCAACGGTATGACTATCCCGATGTCGTGTACAAGACCGAAGAAGCCAAATGGCGCGCCGTCGCTCAAGAATGTGCAGAAATGCACGCGACTGGTCGTCCGGTACTCGTCGGTACCACCAGTATCGAAAAATCGGAGATTCTGTCCCAATTGCTGCATCAATTGGAAATTCCGCATCAGCTTCTGAATGCCAAACCAGAGAATGTCGAACGAGAATCGGAAATCGTCGCTCAAGCCGGACGTAAAGGTGCCGTCACGATCGCGACTAACATGGCAGGTCGGGGAACGGATATCATCTTAGGTGGTAACTCTGACTACATGGCGCGCCTGAAGCTGCGGGAATACCTAATGCCGCGCATCGTCGCACCAGAAGATGATGGCAACTTTAGCCCTGCGACAGTAGCTGCGGCACAGCAGAGCAAGGCTTCTGGACAAGGTTTTGGCGGCGGTAAAAAAGCGAAAACATGGAAAGCATCGCCCGATATTTTCCCCACCGAAATCTCTAAAGAAACCGAAGCATTACTCAAAGATGCCGTCAACTTTGCCGTCGGACACTACGGCGAACGGAGCTTATCCGAACTTGACGCCGAAGAAACCATCGCCGTCGCCTGCGAAAAAGCACCGACCGAAATCGAAGCCGTCCAAAAGCTACGGAATGCCTATAAAGCAATCCGCAAAGAGTACGATGCTTTTACATCTGTCGAACATGAGGAAGTGTTAGACAACGGTGGCTTGCACGTCATCGGTACCGAGCGTCACGAATCGCGGCGGGTAGATAACCAACTGCGGGGTCGTGCGGGTCGTCAAGGCGATAAAGGTTCCACTAAGTTCTTCCTCAGTTTAAAAGATCCGTTGATGCAAATCTTCGGTGGCGATCGAGTCAGTGGCTTAATGGATGCCTTCCGCGTCGAAGAAGACATGCCCATCGAGTCCAAAATGCTCACCAATAGCCTCGAAGGTGCCCAGAAAAAGGTCGAAACTTACTACTACGACATCCGCAAACAAGTATTTGAATACGACGAAGTGATGAACAATCAACGTCGCGCCATTTATGCAGAACGTCGTCGCGTCCTTGAAGGTCAAGACCTCAAGGAGCAAGTAGTTAAATATGCCGAACGGACGATGGACGATATCGTCAACGCCTACATCGACCCAGACTTACCACCTGAAGAATGGAACCTCGAAGGCTTAGTCTCTAAAGCACGAGAATTTGTCAATTTGTTTGACGATCTGACTCCTACCCAGATCGACGATATGAGCTACGATGAAATCAAAATCTTCATGCGTGAAGAAGTGCGCCGAGCCTATGATATCAAGGAATCTCAAATCGATCGAGTTCAAGCCGGACTCACCCGTCAAGCCGAACGTTTCTTCATCCTCCAACAAATCGATACTCTCTGGCGCGAACACCTCCAATCGATGGATGCTCTCCGCGAATCGGTCGGTTTGCGCGGTTACGGTCAAAAAGATCCGTTAATCGAGTATAAGCAAGAAGGTTATGAAATGTTCTTGGAAATGATGACCGATATTCGTCGAAATGTAGTCTACTCAATGTTCCAATTCACCCCCGAACGTCAAGCTCAGGCAGCTTAA
- a CDS encoding DUF2834 domain-containing protein: protein MKIEDKLICATYASIAIVALPATWINNIAFMSQPNNASMTDFVRAAYANAAAASLSNDLFLLAAAACIFMVVEGRRVGVRYVWLYLLLSPLIAISVTFPLFLLARHLKISAEQPSATATTTV, encoded by the coding sequence ATGAAGATTGAAGACAAACTTATTTGTGCTACCTATGCCTCGATCGCGATTGTCGCATTACCAGCGACCTGGATTAATAATATTGCCTTCATGAGCCAGCCCAACAACGCTTCGATGACGGACTTCGTGCGTGCTGCATATGCAAATGCTGCCGCCGCTTCACTGTCTAACGACCTATTTTTACTCGCAGCCGCTGCCTGTATATTTATGGTAGTCGAAGGTCGGCGGGTGGGGGTGCGCTATGTATGGCTATACTTGCTGCTGTCGCCGCTCATTGCCATTAGCGTTACCTTTCCGCTCTTTCTCCTCGCCAGACACCTCAAGATTTCCGCAGAGCAGCCCAGCGCGACTGCGACTACAACCGTTTGA